From one uncultured Bacteroides sp. genomic stretch:
- a CDS encoding glycosyltransferase family 2 protein: MKTSINCFIPFMGTAQAEQTIQNLKASKLVNKIYLLVTDKVEELIDGCEKLLVSSLNSTSAVREIAVHSNADYSLIYTKYTTLELGMFALERMLNIAEDSEAGMVYTDHYQVNGQSRTLCPVIDCQLGSLRDDFNFGSVLLYKADALKSAVNEMTSDYSFAGLYDLRLKVSQKASLVHINEYLYSEVENDTRKSGEKIFDYVDPKNRAVQVEMEAACTEHLKNIGGYLAPDFKKIEFNAGDFECEASVFIPVRNRIRTIKDAIGSVLNQKTNFKFNLIVVDNYSTDGTTEAVDEFASDERLIHIIPERQDLGIGGCWNLGVHHSKCGKFVVQLDSDDVYSDENTLQKMVDAFYEQNCAMVVGTYMMTDFNMKMIAPGIIDHKEWTPENGRNNALRINGLGAPRAFYTPVLREIKVPNTSYGEDYALGLNISRKYQIGRVYDVVYMCRRWDDNSDASLDVVKMNGHNTYKDRIRTWELQARIALNKNK, from the coding sequence ATGAAAACTTCAATTAATTGTTTTATCCCATTTATGGGAACTGCACAAGCGGAACAAACGATACAGAATTTAAAGGCAAGTAAATTAGTAAACAAGATCTATTTGCTTGTTACTGATAAAGTAGAGGAGTTAATAGATGGATGTGAGAAACTTTTAGTTTCATCATTGAATTCTACTTCTGCAGTTCGTGAAATTGCAGTACATTCGAATGCTGATTATAGCTTGATTTATACGAAATATACCACATTGGAACTTGGGATGTTCGCATTGGAACGCATGTTAAACATTGCGGAAGATTCTGAAGCTGGAATGGTTTATACTGATCATTACCAGGTAAATGGACAATCAAGAACCCTGTGTCCGGTTATTGATTGTCAGTTAGGAAGTTTACGTGATGACTTTAATTTTGGTTCCGTGCTACTTTATAAGGCTGATGCTTTAAAATCCGCAGTAAATGAAATGACTTCCGACTATTCATTTGCAGGTTTGTATGATTTGCGTTTGAAGGTATCCCAAAAAGCCTCTTTGGTTCATATCAATGAATATCTTTATTCTGAAGTTGAAAATGACACACGCAAAAGTGGTGAAAAGATCTTTGATTATGTAGATCCAAAGAACAGGGCTGTACAAGTAGAAATGGAAGCTGCCTGCACCGAACATTTAAAGAATATCGGAGGCTATCTTGCTCCTGATTTTAAGAAGATAGAGTTTAATGCTGGAGATTTTGAGTGTGAAGCATCTGTGTTTATACCGGTAAGAAACCGTATTCGCACAATTAAAGATGCAATCGGTTCAGTGCTGAACCAGAAAACAAATTTTAAATTCAACTTAATCGTGGTTGATAATTATTCCACAGATGGCACAACGGAGGCTGTTGACGAGTTTGCCTCTGATGAACGGTTAATTCATATCATTCCTGAACGACAGGATCTGGGCATTGGAGGTTGTTGGAACTTAGGTGTGCATCATTCAAAATGTGGAAAATTTGTTGTTCAGTTAGACAGTGATGATGTTTATAGCGATGAAAACACTCTGCAGAAAATGGTCGATGCATTTTATGAGCAAAATTGTGCAATGGTAGTTGGAACCTACATGATGACCGATTTCAATATGAAGATGATTGCTCCAGGCATTATAGACCATAAGGAATGGACTCCGGAGAATGGACGGAATAACGCATTACGCATTAATGGGCTGGGGGCTCCTCGTGCTTTTTATACTCCGGTGTTACGGGAAATTAAAGTTCCTAATACCAGCTACGGTGAAGATTATGCATTAGGGTTGAATATTTCCCGTAAATATCAGATAGGCCGTGTTTACGATGTTGTCTATATGTGTCGCCGCTGGGACGATAATTCTGATGCATCATTGGATGTAGTTAAGATGAATGGTCATAATACTTATAAGGATAGAATCCGTACATGGGAACTTCAAGCCAGAATTGCTTTAAATAAGAATAAATGA
- a CDS encoding PQQ-binding-like beta-propeller repeat protein, with amino-acid sequence MMRKVFLSALFCLIFSSLRGENFRFALLTDIHVNADSLAYNDLKKSVEQINKTKNLDFVIVAGDVTEEGDRASLKRVKYLLDQLNVKYYITSGNHETKWSESGATDFSHIFGSDRFRFENKGFLFLGFNSGPVIRMADGHVSPQDISWLKKELEVVGKEKPVIIITHYPLQDGDIDNWYDVTDAIRPYNIRVVLGGHYHRNLLFAYDGIPGIINRSNLRGKETVGGYSLYEVNADSILVYEHKIGGEPQKWAGYSLKKNYYSDNNSGFKRPDYSVNSEYRQVKESWMVKTDAGIYSSPVVYNKNVYVGDDLGYLNCYSLKNGKKKWSFKSDNRIVGTPAGDNGVLVFGSADKNIYGISAKTGKLIWKCPAAEAVLGAVTIADGIAYIGASDHIFRALNVKTGKLCWEYTGVRGYVETRPLLYEGKVIFGAWDNNLYALDKITGKECWKWNGGLTRMHFSPAAVWPVATDGKVFITDPQRAMTAIDANTGQTVWRTFQSTVRETIGLSADKMRLYSKTMQDSVVCFSTQGNVSKQIWATNVKFGYEHAPSMLVEKDGVVFGSTKSGVIFALDALSGKLLWKHKVGNSLISTVVPLSAKACVFTSTSGEFGVLRAPDTNININ; translated from the coding sequence ATTATGAGAAAAGTATTTCTTTCAGCCCTATTCTGCCTTATTTTTAGCTCATTGCGCGGGGAGAATTTCCGATTTGCATTATTAACAGATATACATGTAAATGCAGATTCTCTTGCTTATAATGACCTGAAAAAATCAGTTGAGCAAATTAATAAAACCAAGAATCTTGATTTTGTTATTGTGGCTGGTGATGTTACAGAAGAAGGGGATCGTGCCTCATTAAAGAGAGTAAAATATCTGCTTGATCAGCTGAATGTGAAATATTATATAACTTCAGGAAATCACGAAACAAAATGGAGTGAATCTGGAGCAACTGATTTTAGCCATATATTTGGATCTGACCGTTTTAGATTTGAAAATAAAGGATTCCTTTTTCTTGGATTTAATTCGGGACCGGTTATTCGTATGGCCGATGGGCATGTGTCTCCTCAAGACATTTCATGGTTGAAAAAGGAACTGGAAGTGGTTGGAAAAGAAAAACCTGTTATAATAATTACTCATTATCCTTTGCAGGATGGTGATATAGATAATTGGTATGATGTAACAGATGCGATACGCCCTTATAATATTCGTGTGGTTTTAGGCGGACATTATCACCGAAATCTGTTGTTTGCTTATGATGGGATTCCGGGTATAATTAACCGTTCTAACTTAAGAGGAAAAGAGACGGTGGGAGGTTACTCTCTTTATGAGGTAAATGCTGATTCTATTTTGGTCTATGAACATAAAATAGGTGGAGAACCTCAGAAATGGGCTGGTTATTCCTTAAAGAAAAATTATTATTCGGATAATAATTCAGGTTTTAAAAGACCGGACTATTCCGTGAACAGTGAATACAGACAAGTGAAAGAATCCTGGATGGTAAAGACCGACGCAGGAATTTATTCTTCTCCTGTAGTATATAATAAGAATGTGTATGTTGGCGATGATTTGGGCTATTTAAACTGTTATTCTTTAAAAAATGGCAAGAAGAAATGGAGCTTCAAATCTGATAATCGCATTGTTGGGACTCCGGCTGGAGATAATGGAGTGCTAGTTTTTGGCTCTGCCGATAAGAATATTTATGGAATCAGTGCTAAGACAGGAAAGCTTATTTGGAAGTGTCCGGCGGCTGAAGCTGTTTTAGGTGCAGTAACCATTGCTGATGGTATTGCTTATATTGGTGCCAGTGATCATATTTTTCGTGCTTTGAATGTGAAAACAGGCAAGCTTTGTTGGGAATATACCGGCGTAAGAGGATATGTGGAAACCCGGCCATTGTTGTATGAAGGCAAAGTGATCTTTGGAGCGTGGGATAATAATCTATATGCATTGGATAAGATTACTGGTAAAGAATGTTGGAAGTGGAATGGCGGTTTGACCCGGATGCACTTTTCACCAGCAGCAGTATGGCCGGTAGCAACAGATGGAAAAGTCTTTATAACGGATCCACAGCGGGCGATGACTGCTATTGATGCGAATACAGGTCAGACAGTGTGGAGAACATTTCAGTCAACTGTCAGAGAAACAATCGGGCTTTCAGCAGATAAAATGCGGTTATATAGCAAAACCATGCAGGATAGTGTTGTTTGCTTTTCTACGCAGGGAAATGTTTCTAAGCAGATATGGGCAACTAATGTAAAGTTTGGATATGAACATGCACCATCCATGTTAGTAGAAAAAGATGGGGTGGTATTTGGCAGTACAAAGAGCGGAGTGATTTTTGCTTTGGATGCTTTGTCTGGGAAACTATTGTGGAAACATAAAGTTGGAAATTCACTGATTAGTACGGTGGTTCCATTGAGTGCTAAAGCATGTGTATTTACAAGTACCAGCGGTGAATTTGGAGTTTTAAGAGCTCCAGATACCAATATAAATATTAATTAG
- a CDS encoding DUF4922 domain-containing protein, translating into MKRIVTSAQVLDLLQEQLNVWDVARNNYNALRQVRVKELDFGQFKVKVQFNPARIVSSSAKVDPKSIKERKCFLCEQNRPAVQKGLPFGDKYIILINPFPIFPKHLTIPACEHVDQRIQSRFGDMLDLAYNLDEFTVFYNGPKCGASAPDHVHFQAGSKGFLPIEKEWNLFVNKTVSEQGSAKLFNLDGYQRGVLVIESNSKESAVELFGNIYASLEIKPGEGEPMMNILAWFDTDKWIVCIFPRTLHRPSCYTAQGDDNILISPAAVDMGGVFITPLEKDFEKISAENISEILQEVCMDELKLQKIVEHLNTKL; encoded by the coding sequence ATGAAAAGAATTGTCACATCTGCACAAGTACTGGACCTGCTTCAGGAACAACTGAATGTATGGGATGTTGCCCGGAATAACTATAATGCGCTGAGGCAAGTTAGAGTAAAAGAGCTGGATTTTGGCCAATTTAAGGTTAAGGTTCAGTTTAATCCAGCTCGCATCGTCTCTTCTTCAGCTAAGGTCGATCCAAAGTCGATTAAGGAACGGAAGTGCTTTCTTTGTGAGCAAAACCGTCCGGCTGTACAGAAAGGACTTCCTTTTGGCGACAAATATATCATACTGATTAACCCATTCCCTATTTTCCCGAAGCACCTTACCATTCCTGCCTGCGAGCATGTTGATCAACGCATTCAGAGCCGATTTGGTGATATGTTGGATCTGGCATATAACCTTGATGAGTTTACTGTGTTCTATAATGGTCCAAAGTGCGGAGCCTCTGCTCCTGATCATGTTCATTTCCAGGCTGGAAGCAAAGGGTTTCTTCCTATTGAAAAAGAGTGGAATTTGTTTGTAAACAAGACAGTTTCTGAACAGGGGTCAGCCAAACTGTTTAATCTTGACGGTTATCAGAGAGGAGTGTTGGTTATTGAGTCGAATTCAAAAGAAAGTGCAGTTGAATTGTTCGGAAATATATATGCTTCCCTTGAAATAAAACCAGGAGAGGGAGAACCGATGATGAATATTCTGGCATGGTTTGACACGGATAAATGGATTGTCTGCATTTTCCCCAGGACATTGCATCGCCCTTCCTGTTATACAGCTCAGGGAGATGACAATATATTGATTAGCCCTGCTGCAGTTGATATGGGAGGAGTCTTTATCACTCCATTGGAAAAGGATTTCGAAAAGATCTCAGCTGAAAATATATCTGAGATATTGCAGGAGGTATGTATGGATGAATTGAAGTTACAGAAGATTGTGGAACATCTTAATACAAAGCTATGA
- a CDS encoding SpoIID/LytB domain-containing protein yields MKEPKVDVGVMFEPQIDFILQGNYLWNGTLFTGSQMAKYSDGKILWNGSVYEELLFEPTDTKNDSFELVDVTIGINFHWERKENQRFRGALKLIVENDRLTAVNVISVEDYLISVISSEMSATASAELLKAHAVISRSWLLAQIQKNKEIADTKSEYTAFSETKDESIKWYDREDHVNFDVCADDHCQRYQGITRASTKNVELAVKATAGQVLMAESKICDARFSKCCGGAVEEFQYCWEDVKHPYLVTLRDDKSGIPLPDLTQEAEAEKWIRTSPDAFCNTTDKKILSQVLNNYDQETINFYRWKVSYTQKELSELILKRSGIDYGEIIDLIPVERGVSGRLVKLKIVGTKRTLTIGKELEIRRTLSTSHLYSSAFVVEKENVKNNIPERFNLVGSGWGHGVGLCQIGAAVMGEQGFTYDRILLHYYVGAAIEKLY; encoded by the coding sequence ATGAAAGAGCCTAAAGTAGATGTGGGGGTCATGTTTGAACCACAGATAGATTTTATATTGCAGGGCAACTATCTTTGGAATGGTACTTTGTTTACAGGTAGTCAGATGGCAAAGTATTCCGATGGAAAGATTCTCTGGAACGGTTCTGTTTACGAAGAATTGCTGTTTGAACCAACTGATACAAAAAACGATTCTTTTGAGCTGGTAGATGTTACCATTGGCATAAACTTTCACTGGGAGCGAAAAGAAAACCAGCGTTTCCGTGGGGCACTGAAGCTAATTGTGGAGAACGATAGACTGACAGCTGTGAATGTAATTTCTGTGGAAGATTACCTGATCAGTGTAATCTCTTCTGAGATGAGTGCCACTGCTTCGGCCGAGTTACTAAAAGCACATGCTGTGATTTCCCGCAGCTGGTTACTGGCCCAGATCCAGAAGAATAAGGAAATTGCAGATACTAAATCAGAATATACCGCGTTTTCTGAAACTAAGGATGAATCCATCAAATGGTATGATAGGGAAGATCATGTGAACTTTGATGTATGTGCCGATGATCATTGTCAACGTTACCAAGGTATTACCCGCGCTTCTACCAAGAATGTGGAACTGGCGGTGAAAGCAACGGCAGGGCAAGTACTGATGGCGGAAAGTAAAATCTGTGATGCCCGTTTCTCAAAATGTTGCGGTGGTGCAGTTGAAGAGTTTCAATATTGCTGGGAAGATGTGAAACATCCATATCTGGTGACGTTACGTGACGATAAGTCCGGCATTCCGTTACCAGACCTGACACAGGAAGCCGAAGCAGAAAAATGGATTCGCACTTCTCCGGATGCGTTCTGTAACACCACTGATAAGAAGATCCTTTCTCAGGTGTTAAATAACTATGATCAGGAGACAATAAATTTTTATCGTTGGAAAGTATCCTATACCCAGAAAGAGCTTTCGGAACTGATACTGAAACGATCTGGCATTGACTATGGAGAGATTATTGACCTGATTCCGGTGGAACGGGGCGTTTCCGGTCGGTTGGTGAAGCTAAAGATCGTGGGTACGAAACGAACATTGACTATCGGCAAGGAACTTGAAATCAGAAGAACACTCTCAACTTCTCATCTGTATAGTTCAGCTTTTGTTGTTGAGAAAGAGAATGTAAAAAATAATATCCCTGAAAGATTTAACTTGGTCGGTTCAGGATGGGGACATGGGGTAGGACTGTGTCAGATTGGTGCAGCGGTAATGGGTGAGCAAGGATTTACGTACGATCGTATTTTACTTCATTATTATGTTGGAGCTGCTATTGAAAAATTATACTAA
- a CDS encoding DUF1343 domain-containing protein, with product MKLKYLFALCLAGLFAGSASAQKIRIKTGIEVLKEQNFKILEGKRVGLITNPTGVDNDLKSTIDILHEAKNVNLVALFGPEHGVRGDVHAGDHVDNSNDPTTGLPVYSLYGKTRKATPEMLKGIDVLVYDIQDIGCRSFTFISTMGLAMEAAAENNIEFVVLDRPNPVNGLKIEGNLVEDGYYSFVSQFKIPYVYGLTCGELALMLNGENMLKKTCKLEVVKMKGWKRKMDYTQTGLQWIPASPHIPHSHSAYFYPVSGIVGELGYLSIGVGYTIPFQMFAAEWIKADEFAAKMNTLNLPGVKFRPIHLNPFYAVGQGKNLQGVQVHITDYKKAALSEIQFYVMQELAELYPDKAVFSNADKKRFDMFDKVSGSDQIRLRFAKNNKFEDIKDYWYKDVAGFKQLSKKYYLYK from the coding sequence ATGAAACTTAAATATTTATTTGCTTTGTGCCTTGCTGGATTATTTGCCGGCAGTGCATCTGCTCAGAAAATCAGAATAAAAACCGGCATTGAGGTTTTAAAGGAACAAAACTTTAAAATACTGGAAGGCAAACGTGTGGGGTTGATTACCAATCCTACCGGTGTGGACAATGATCTGAAATCAACTATTGATATTCTTCACGAAGCAAAGAATGTGAATCTTGTAGCTCTTTTTGGGCCTGAACATGGAGTGCGTGGTGATGTTCATGCCGGAGATCATGTGGACAACTCAAATGATCCTACCACCGGCTTGCCTGTGTATTCTTTATATGGGAAAACCCGCAAGGCAACTCCGGAGATGCTGAAAGGTATTGATGTACTGGTGTATGATATACAGGATATTGGTTGTCGTTCGTTTACCTTTATCAGTACAATGGGGCTTGCTATGGAGGCTGCTGCTGAGAACAATATTGAATTTGTTGTATTAGATCGTCCGAATCCGGTGAATGGACTCAAGATTGAAGGTAACTTGGTAGAAGATGGCTATTATTCTTTTGTGAGCCAGTTCAAGATCCCTTACGTTTATGGACTTACTTGCGGTGAACTGGCTTTGATGCTGAATGGTGAAAACATGCTGAAAAAAACTTGTAAGCTAGAAGTTGTAAAAATGAAAGGCTGGAAACGTAAGATGGATTATACACAGACGGGTTTGCAATGGATTCCTGCATCTCCTCATATCCCTCATTCCCATTCTGCCTATTTCTATCCGGTATCAGGAATTGTTGGTGAATTAGGGTATTTGTCTATTGGAGTAGGATATACCATTCCTTTCCAGATGTTTGCAGCAGAATGGATAAAAGCCGATGAGTTTGCAGCAAAAATGAATACTCTGAATTTACCGGGGGTGAAATTCAGACCAATCCATCTGAATCCATTTTATGCAGTTGGGCAAGGAAAGAATCTTCAGGGAGTGCAAGTGCACATCACAGATTATAAGAAAGCGGCACTGTCAGAAATACAGTTTTATGTAATGCAGGAGTTGGCAGAGCTTTATCCTGACAAAGCGGTGTTTAGCAATGCTGATAAAAAACGATTTGATATGTTCGATAAAGTTAGTGGAAGCGATCAAATTCGTCTGCGCTTTGCTAAAAATAATAAATTCGAGGATATAAAAGATTATTGGTATAAAGATGTGGCAGGCTTTAAACAGCTGTCAAAGAAATATTACTTATATAAATAG
- a CDS encoding MFS transporter produces MKNRRRSPWAWIPTLYFAEGLPYVAVMTISVIMYKRLGISNTDIALYTSWLYLPWVIKPFWSPFVDLLKTKRWWIVTMQLLVGAGLAGIAFTIPMPNFFQITLAVFWLVAFSSATHDIAADGFYMLALDVPQQALYVGIRSTFYRIATIFGQGVLIVLAGGLETWTGKVPFAWSITFFILSGLFIAFCLYHKFILPVPATDKSTVGDVTAKNIFKEFFATFVTFFKKKQAAVAILFMLLYRLPEAQLVKLINPFLLDPLEKGGLGLTTAEVGIVYGTVGILGLTIGGIIGGICASKGGLQRWLWPMAWSISLTCLTFVYLGYFQPQSLIIINICVFIEQFGYGFGFTAYMLFLIYYSDGEHKTAHYAICTAFMALGMMLPGMAAGWLQDHIGYEKFFVWVMICCAATIAVCAFVKIDPEYGKKKEEVESK; encoded by the coding sequence ATGAAGAATAGAAGAAGATCACCTTGGGCATGGATCCCGACTTTATACTTTGCAGAAGGTTTGCCTTACGTAGCAGTTATGACTATCTCGGTTATTATGTATAAGCGTTTAGGCATATCAAATACTGATATTGCTTTATATACAAGCTGGTTATATTTGCCATGGGTAATAAAACCTTTCTGGAGTCCATTTGTTGATTTGCTTAAAACAAAGCGTTGGTGGATTGTTACCATGCAGCTCTTGGTAGGTGCCGGATTGGCGGGTATTGCTTTTACCATACCGATGCCCAACTTCTTTCAAATCACATTGGCCGTATTCTGGTTGGTAGCATTTAGCTCAGCTACTCACGATATTGCTGCCGATGGTTTTTATATGCTGGCACTTGATGTCCCACAGCAAGCATTGTATGTAGGCATTCGTAGTACTTTCTACAGAATTGCCACTATTTTTGGACAAGGTGTACTTATTGTACTGGCTGGTGGACTTGAGACTTGGACTGGTAAGGTTCCTTTTGCCTGGTCTATTACTTTCTTTATTTTGAGTGGACTTTTTATAGCCTTTTGTCTCTATCATAAATTTATTCTTCCTGTTCCTGCAACAGACAAATCGACAGTTGGTGATGTTACAGCTAAAAATATCTTTAAAGAGTTTTTTGCAACATTCGTCACTTTCTTCAAGAAGAAACAAGCCGCAGTTGCTATTCTTTTTATGTTGCTTTATCGTTTGCCTGAAGCTCAGTTAGTGAAACTGATAAATCCTTTTCTTCTTGATCCTCTTGAAAAAGGAGGACTGGGTCTTACTACTGCAGAAGTTGGTATAGTATATGGCACAGTGGGCATTCTGGGACTTACTATTGGTGGTATTATTGGAGGTATATGTGCATCCAAAGGCGGTCTTCAGCGTTGGTTATGGCCAATGGCCTGGAGTATATCTCTAACCTGTCTTACTTTTGTATATCTGGGATACTTCCAGCCACAAAGTCTCATAATAATAAATATTTGTGTATTCATAGAGCAGTTTGGTTACGGCTTCGGCTTTACAGCCTATATGCTCTTCCTTATTTATTATTCTGACGGTGAGCATAAAACAGCTCACTATGCAATTTGTACAGCTTTTATGGCACTTGGTATGATGCTTCCCGGTATGGCTGCCGGATGGTTACAGGATCACATTGGCTATGAAAAATTCTTTGTTTGGGTAATGATTTGTTGTGCAGCAACTATTGCGGTTTGTGCATTTGTGAAGATTGATCCGGAATATGGAAAGAAAAAAGAGGAAGTAGAATCTAAGTAA
- a CDS encoding Ig-like domain-containing protein, protein MKRLYSTIICFLFSVVALLAQNLQGTTIYVNPGHGGFDSDDRNITIAPFKADDHNGFWESQSNLDKGLQLVDMLKKAGATVYISRTTNTTDDDLNLSTIVEMANEVDADYMLSIHSNAGVTNYILQLYAGVDVGDTQTYPTPTPCSDKSREISTIIANNLYTNQLNTWAAALTVRGDKSFARTAMGWSDGYGVLRGLTVPGCISEGSMHDYIPETYRLMNMDYKWLEAWHFFKSFCTYFNGGMITTGNIAGTVHDSRNKNLADYFKISGSKDELLPLCKAKITLTPGDSVYTTDNLYNGVYIFKNLTPGTYQAKIEAEGYTPHTETLVVKANETTYFNAMLDMIRNTPPEVTRYSPNVALTDSVICSTPIVFEFNWDVDVESATKAFSISPNVEGTISFEDSQHRMIFKPNKPYEKSTLYTVKLDKSLKHPAGISMVQDFSFQFITKNRNRLQMFACYPKANDEGVYYVKPNFEFRFDRELSSLTIRDAIKVYDSKGVEQAKNIRSIKTNKLVAPYGSNSFILNSDLVPGEVYKVKLDRNVIDVDGIDIVDPIEYTFKAADVKITNKTVAEEFETASLLAYDAGTSSDVAFASVTRSTSQKLFGTSSYNFQYTFNSSSNGTAVYKVATPTLTANSSKGMGAHIYGDLTGNNVYLQFAAGNDIQYVKLSTLDFLGWEYAETSLNSLPAGKDYIFTGIKLEQKNQPVTSSGSFYIDNLLLYDGLINSILSKEASGLRVYPNPVSDILHVSSSNEDICSLELYSLNGVMVKKVNSSNMNVSTLSEGTYILKIFLGGKVFSKQVIVSR, encoded by the coding sequence ATGAAAAGATTATATAGCACTATTATTTGTTTTTTGTTTTCTGTGGTAGCACTCCTAGCACAGAACTTACAGGGAACAACTATTTATGTAAATCCAGGACATGGAGGGTTTGACAGTGACGACAGGAATATTACTATAGCTCCTTTTAAAGCTGATGATCACAATGGCTTTTGGGAATCACAGAGTAATCTGGACAAAGGATTGCAGTTGGTTGATATGCTTAAGAAGGCCGGCGCAACGGTTTATATAAGTCGAACGACAAATACTACGGATGATGATTTGAATTTAAGTACGATTGTGGAGATGGCTAATGAAGTTGATGCGGATTATATGCTTTCCATTCATAGCAATGCAGGGGTTACGAATTATATTCTACAGCTCTATGCAGGTGTTGATGTAGGAGATACACAAACGTATCCTACACCGACTCCTTGTTCTGATAAAAGCAGGGAAATCAGTACTATTATTGCTAATAATCTGTATACAAACCAGCTCAATACATGGGCGGCTGCTCTAACTGTCAGGGGAGATAAAAGTTTTGCCCGTACAGCAATGGGATGGAGCGATGGTTATGGAGTTCTACGTGGTTTGACTGTTCCTGGGTGTATATCAGAAGGATCTATGCACGATTATATTCCAGAGACTTATCGGTTGATGAATATGGATTATAAATGGTTGGAAGCATGGCATTTCTTTAAATCATTCTGTACATATTTTAATGGCGGAATGATTACAACGGGTAATATTGCAGGAACAGTTCATGATAGCCGTAATAAAAATCTGGCAGACTACTTTAAGATAAGTGGAAGTAAAGACGAGTTATTGCCTTTGTGTAAAGCAAAAATTACATTAACTCCTGGAGATTCTGTATATACCACAGATAACTTATATAACGGAGTTTATATATTTAAAAATTTAACTCCTGGTACTTATCAGGCAAAAATTGAAGCGGAAGGATATACACCGCATACTGAAACTCTGGTTGTAAAGGCAAATGAGACAACCTATTTTAATGCAATGCTGGATATGATCAGGAATACGCCTCCTGAAGTTACCCGTTATTCTCCAAATGTTGCTTTAACCGATTCTGTAATCTGTAGCACTCCGATTGTTTTTGAATTTAACTGGGATGTTGATGTGGAATCTGCTACAAAAGCTTTCTCAATTAGCCCGAACGTTGAGGGAACAATTTCTTTTGAGGATAGCCAGCACCGAATGATATTTAAGCCCAATAAACCGTATGAGAAGTCTACTTTATATACCGTTAAACTTGATAAGAGCTTAAAGCATCCAGCTGGTATTAGTATGGTTCAGGACTTTTCTTTTCAGTTCATTACTAAGAACAGAAACAGATTGCAGATGTTTGCATGTTATCCCAAAGCAAATGATGAAGGTGTATATTACGTAAAGCCGAACTTTGAATTCCGTTTTGACAGAGAATTGAGTTCATTAACAATTCGTGATGCAATCAAGGTTTATGATTCCAAAGGAGTTGAACAGGCTAAAAATATCCGTTCAATAAAAACTAATAAACTGGTTGCCCCTTATGGCTCTAATTCATTTATATTAAATAGTGACTTGGTACCAGGTGAAGTATATAAAGTCAAATTAGATAGAAATGTGATTGATGTAGATGGTATTGATATTGTAGATCCAATTGAATATACTTTTAAAGCAGCCGATGTAAAAATTACAAATAAGACTGTAGCAGAAGAATTTGAAACAGCAAGTCTGCTTGCATATGATGCAGGAACCAGTTCTGATGTGGCATTTGCTTCAGTAACTCGCAGCACCAGCCAGAAATTGTTTGGAACATCTTCTTATAATTTCCAATATACATTCAATAGTTCTTCTAATGGAACTGCTGTATATAAAGTTGCAACTCCTACATTAACAGCGAATTCATCTAAAGGTATGGGTGCTCATATTTATGGCGACTTAACGGGAAACAATGTTTATTTGCAATTTGCTGCTGGAAATGATATTCAATATGTAAAGCTATCTACATTAGACTTCCTGGGCTGGGAATATGCAGAAACATCATTAAATTCTTTGCCTGCGGGGAAAGATTATATTTTTACAGGAATTAAATTAGAACAGAAAAACCAACCGGTTACATCTTCCGGAAGTTTTTATATTGACAATCTATTGCTTTATGACGGCTTAATTAATTCGATATTGTCTAAAGAAGCTTCTGGTCTGCGGGTGTATCCTAATCCGGTTTCAGATATATTACACGTATCTTCTTCAAATGAGGATATCTGTTCTTTAGAGTTATATTCTCTGAATGGTGTAATGGTTAAAAAAGTGAATTCTTCAAATATGAATGTTTCAACGTTGTCTGAAGGCACTTATATTTTGAAGATATTTTTAGGCGGTAAGGTCTTTTCTAAACAAGTGATTGTATCTAGATGA